The Hemicordylus capensis ecotype Gifberg chromosome 6, rHemCap1.1.pri, whole genome shotgun sequence genome window below encodes:
- the LOC128329419 gene encoding LOW QUALITY PROTEIN: up-regulator of cell proliferation-like (The sequence of the model RefSeq protein was modified relative to this genomic sequence to represent the inferred CDS: substituted 1 base at 1 genomic stop codon), translating into MPFVPASDEDWSPLPPAMAFETIRRGREKLITFLQVAPDLILDDVASQGFISEEDYSVLDKLLDPKVKMRKLLVKIQIKGEETCQKFLEGIRSLFPNLPPDLWPPTTGCSSAKFPDQGCDDAAKVLERKESENPEVDPKDKGSSVMNGCGNLRGAPCSEQKGPETPEAVLEGVPKSGEKIPSVKLSQNSKELENVSSQQEPGQEVLEEENIVDERVKSFLVKLGLNRQRNRKLTMGEVLEINSEVLKTLPPQTLEDLPWCFLRKLMALNGTARSTGLVLKAEEGSNEDGEDDGCEVFSLREMDTGIRVNPLDVLCATMLCSDSFLQQEILLKMSMCQFALPLILPPLDSPNCTFMVWAMRGIVRKWRPHSLAESRGFREESLVLASMPTISFVRMGSCSLSKSRLLNEVLSSSQQHHDFFVHRDMENGNVPREISDGLVEISWYFPGGRENSDLFPEPIAIVNLRGDMKSHWLQFSMLTEVSSAVFIVAENISDEEYNLLLTLPASSSKYYFILNIESGKSEETLKFLNKLAPVLNMNKSQLLVKKKSQNTTEFVAKLRLAMRSLVNSHQKLMNMEEIANVSRKLGFQTDEDLKGWSNGILHAKEIVEEIEDVASYKKEMLKLQGDLWRNLAKVEKELCRMKRQADTPTEDYKSQLGEKLIDLRVQQNQCDLTNGITKFINGIQNLQPVEKHYFLKWMKFNLDHIARANLSKLREEYKEKCHIAGNDPQQLAQLDELISTSSLGVEHFMRELGQFYEAEYTMVKEGNLANNQRQFLHLPGIAADLMQEGFPMELIDGDASNIPLQWITDVLTTLNEKLGGRSKMMVITVLGVQSTGKSTLLNTMFGLQFAVSSGRCTRGAFMTLLRVAGSLQQEIGCDFILVIDTEGLKAPELAKLEDSYEHDNELATLVIGLSDITIVNLAMENATEMKDILQIVVHAFLRMEEIGHKPNCQFVHQNVSDVSAYEQNMRDRKRLLEQLNEMTKAAGRMEKYCKEVSFSDIMEYDPEKHNWYIPGLXHGVPPMAPVNMGYSESVSELKRYLLEFMRTGSQNRSLKDISQFVEWVKSLWNAVKHENFLFSFRNSLVADAYNQLSMKYAEWEWDFRKEMHLWVSRADTTIRNQSLEEIEAGAFENLRHDAQQKLHDGEQKILHCIESYFENGGESLHLIEKYREDFIRSAKFLRNQLENYSINKCQEAILIKKGQSKIESLQARYLKTIEGKVNKLLGECKEQESQLKLEELEQEFNNMWKESLSELPPSTLTHPEIHRDVHNQLRKDLEPQGSLANQIFQKLLSSSGNHRTTFAMKKEYLESSFISTVKGLFKDYLGEAEEHARSLIQDCRSYVANKINTKGDYDETYCRELLMIINKSIQGKKFQKLHTTIHFEVDLKYCILGEAVDAFQKMHDNFFKANNPYQRLENLKPQYFSIFKDLYYEKDACQKRAKDFCDLCLRPALVDNLNKKLGIEIVDDILCSRQSIQYGSRSFFQFTVQKKLLEEEKFEDYVNYINHYEDFVKSWIQAQLVDHYRQREDLETLERRILSAVIKKIKEALGSCTNQTGTLSEFLEDFSYEMSEELVISKDSLDVILFNNVAKAGSFSDEVQAYVPEVMEDILWDQSLMSVEKILSNIHLKPQEEIFKRVFGCGKQCPFCKVPCEAGGDNHQEHFASVHRPQGLGKYRYLSTSKLVYSLCSSDVVSNATFINVDTAGKEHPYKDYRHYYPDWRIQPDASIAASDYWKFVFVKFNRQFAEKYNAVPAHLPHAWKAITKSRALESIQDVFNMK; encoded by the exons ATGCCTTTTGTTCCTGCTTCAGATGAGGACTGG TCACCACTGCCTCCAGCCATGGCCTTTGAGACGATCCGGAGAGGCCGTGAAAAACTCATCACTTTCCTCCAAGTGGCACCTGACCTCATCTTGGATGATGTGGCCTCCCAGGGCTTCATCTCTGAAGAGGATTACAGCGTTCTAGATAAGCTGCTGGACCCAAAGGTGAAGATGCGCAAACTCTTGGTGAAGATACAGATCAAAGGAGAAGAGACCTGTCAGAAGTTCTTGGAGGGCATAAGGAGCCTTTTTCCAAATTTGCCTCCGGATCTCTGGCCTCCAACAACTG GTTGCTCCTCTGCAAAATTCCCAGATCAGGGCTGTGACGATGCTGCCAAAGTTTTGGAGAGGAAGGAATCGGAAAATCCAGAGGTGGACCCAAAGGACAAAGGATCCTCTGTGATGAATGGATGTGGGAACTTGAGAGGGGCCCCGTGCTCTGAGCAGAAGGGTCCTGAAACTCCAGAAGCTGTCTTGGAAGGAGTGCCAAAGTCAGGCGAGAAGATACCGTCAGTGAAGCTATCACAAAATTCTAAAG AATTAGAAAATGTATCCAGTCAGCAAGAGCCTGGACAGGAAGTGCTGGAGGAAGAGAATATTGTTGATG AGAGAGTGAAGAGTTTCCTGGTGAAGCTGGGCCTCAACAGGCAAAGAAACAGAAAACTCACTATgggagaagtcctggaaatcaaCTCGGAAGTTCTCAAAACATTGCCTCCTCAGACACTGGAAGATCTACCTTGGTGCTTCTTGAGGAAATTGATGGCTCTCAATGGGACAGCCAGAAGCACAGGCCTTGTCCTGAAGGCTGAGGAGGGGTCAAATGAGGACGGGGAGGATGATGGATGTGAGGTGTTTTCTCTGAGGGAAATGGACACTGGAATCCGTGTGAACCCCCTTGATGTTCTTTGTGCCACAATGCTTTGCTCTGATAGCTTCCTTCAGCAGGAGATCTTGCTCAAAATGTCCATGTGCCAGTTTGCTCTTCCCTTGATCTTGCCTCCCCTTGACAGTCCCAACTGCACTTTCATGGTCTGGGCCATGAGGGGTATTGTGAGAAAATGGAGACCCCATTCCCTTGCTGAAAGTAGAGGTTTCAGAGAGGAGAGCCTGGTCCTTGCTTCCATGCCAACCATTTCCTTTGTGCGGATGGGAAGCTGCAGTCTCTCCAAATCCAGGCTTCTCAATGAGGTCCTCAGTTCCTCTCAGCAGCACCATGATTTCTTTGTGCATAGGGACATGGAGAATGGGAATGTTCCTCGTGAGATCAGTGATGGTCTGGTAGAAATCTCCTGGTATTTTCCTGGTGGGAGGGAAAATTCAGATCTTTTTCCAGAGCCTATAGCAATAGTGAACCTGCGCGGAGACATGAAGTCCCACTGGCTGCAATTCAGTATGTTAACAGAGGTCTCCTCAGCTGTATTTATAGTAGCTGAGAACATCTCCGATGAAGAATACAACTTGCTATTGACACTCCCTGCATCGTCATCCAAATACTACTTTATTTTGAATATTGAAAGTGGAAAGTCGGAGGAAACATTGAAATTCCTTAACAAACTAGCTCCGGTGTTGAACATGAACAAATCACAGCTCCTGGTGAAAAAGAAGAGCCAGAATACCACAGAATTTGTGGCAAAGCTTCGGTTGGCCATGAGGAGCTTAGTGAACTCTCACCAAAAGCTGATGAATATGGAAGAAATAGCCAATGTAAGTCGCAAACTGGGGTTCCAGACAGATGAGGATTTGAAAGGCTGGTCTAATGGAATTTTACATGCCAAGGAAATTGTGGAAGAAATAGAAGATGTTGCAAGCTACAAGAAGGAAATGCTGAAACTGCAGGGGGACTTGTGGAGAAACTTGGCCAAAGTGGAAAAAGAGCTGTGCAGGATGAAAAGGCAAGCAGACACCCCAACGGAAGACTACAAGTCTCAACTTGGGGAGAAACTGATTGACTTGCGTGTACAGCAGAATCAATGTGACCTTACTAATGGGATAACCAAATTTATTAACGGAATACAAAATCTTCAGCCAGTGGAGAAGCATTATTTCCTGAAATGGATGAAGTTCAACTTAGATCATATTGCTAGGGCAAACTTGTCCAAATTACGAGAAGAATATAAAGAGAAATGTCACATTGCTGGAAATGATCCACAACAATTAGCACAGCTGGATGAATTAATTTCTACCAGTTCCTTAGGCGTGGAACACTTCATGCGTGAATTGGGGCAGTTTTATGAGGCCGAATACACTATGGTGAAGGAAGGTAATCTGGCAAACAATCAAAGACAGTTTCTTCATCTACCTGGGATAGCTGCTGACTTGATGCAGGAAGGATTTCCGATGGAGCTGATTGATGGTGATGCATCCAACATACCACTGCAATGGATAACCGATGTTCTGACCACACTCAATGAGAAACTAGGAGGTCGATCCAAAATGATGGTAATAACTGTGCTGGGGGTTCAGAGCACTGGCAAATCCACCCTTCTCAATACCATGTTTGGTCTCCAGTTTGCAGTGAGCAGTGGCCGATGTACACGTGGAGCTTTCATGACACTCCTTAGAGTTGCAGGGAGCTTGCAGCAAGAAATAGGTTGTGACTTCATCCTGGTGATCGACACAGAAGGCTTGAAAGCCCCTGAGCTGGCCAAACTGGAGGATAGCTATGAACATGACAATGAGCTGGCCACCCTCGTGATTGGTCTGAGTGACATCACAATAGTGAACCTGGCTATGGAGAACGCCACTGAAATGAAAGATATCCTGCAAATTGTAGTCCATGCATTTCTGAGGATGGAGGAAATAGGGCACAAACCAAACTGCCAATTTGTGCATCAAAATGTCAGTGATGTGTCTGCCTATGAACAGAATATGAGAGATAGGAAACGCCTCCTGGAACAGCTCAATGAAATGACCAAAGCTGCAGGAAGAATGGAGAAATACTGCAAGGAAGTGTCTTTTTCAGATATAATGGAATATGATCCAGAGAAACACAACTGGTACATCCCCGGCTTGTGACATGGAGTCCCACCTATGGCTCCAGTCAATATGGGATACAGTGAGAGTGTATCAGAGTTGAAAAGGTATCTATTGGAGTTCATGAGAACTGGCTCACAAAATAGATCCCTTAAAGATATTTCCCAGTTTGTTGAATGGGTAAAGAGCCTGTGGAATGCTGTAAAACATGAAAACTTTCTTTTCAGCTTCCGTAACAGCCTTGTAGCTGATGCTTATAACCAACTCTCAATGAAATATGCAGAATGGGAGTGGGATTTCCGGAAGGAGATGCATCTCTGGGTGTCCAGAGCTGATACCACAATTCGGAATCAATCCCTAGAAGAGATAGAAGCTGGTGCATTTGAGAATTTAAGACATGATGCTCAACAGAAATTGCATGATGGAGAGCAGAAGATATTACATTGCATAGAGAGCTATTTTGAGAATGGTGGAGAAAGTTTGCACCTTATAGAAAAATACAGAGAAGACTTCATCAGAAGTGCCAAGTTCCTCCGGAACCAGCTGGAGAACTATTCTATTAACAAGTGCCAGGAGGCCATCCTTATTAAAAAGGGACAAAGCAAGATAGAGAGTCTGCAGGCCAGATACTTGAAAACCATAGAAGGGAAAGTGAACAAGCTCTTGGGAGAGTGTAAAGAGCAGGAAAGCCAACTGAAGCTTGAGGAACTGGAACAGGAGTTCAACAACATGTGGAAAGAATCCTTATCAGAATTGCCACCTAGTACTTTAACTCATCCCGAAATTCATAGAGATGTCCACAATCAGCTTAGAAAAGATTTGGAACCTCAGGGCAGCTTGGCCAATCAGATCTTCCAGAAGCTACTCAGCTCTTCAGGCAATCACAGGACAACTTTTGCCATGAAAAAGGAATATCTAGAATCTTCATTCATAAGTACAGTAAAAGGTCTATTCAAGGATTATCTAGGTGAAGCAGAGGAACATGCCAGATCTCTGATTCAAGACTGCAGGAGTTATGTTGCAAATAAAATCAATACAAAAGGGGACTATGATGAAACATATTGTCGGGAATTGTTGATGATTATCAATAAGAGTATTCAAGGAAAGAAATTTCAGAAACTTCATACTACCATTCACTTTGAAGTAGATCTGAAATATTGCATTCTGGGAGAAGCAGTGGATGCTTTTCAAAAGATGCATGATAACTTCTTCAAGGCAAACAACCCTTATCAGCGTCTGGAAAATCTCAAGCCTCAGTATTTCTCCATTTTCAAAGACCTTTACTATGAAAAGGATGCTTGTCAGAAGAGAGCCAAGGATTTTTGTGATCTGTGTCTGAGACCAGCTCTGGTGGACAACCTCAATAAGAAACTTGGGATAGAAATAGTAGATGATATTCTCTGCAGCAGGCAATCCATTCAATATGGAAGTCGGAGCTTCTTTCAGTTCACTGTGCAGAAGAAACTGCTAGAAGAGGAAAAATTTGAGGACTATGTGAATTATATAAACCACTATGAAGATTTTGTGAAGTCTTGGATCCAAGCACAGCTGGTTGACCATTATAGGCAGAGAGAGGATctagaaaccttggagagaagaATCCTATCTGCTGtgataaagaaaataaaagaggCTTTGGGAAGCTGTACAAACCAAACGGGGACTTTGTCTGAATTCTTGGAGGACTTCAGCTATGAGATGAGTGAAGAACTTGTCATTTCCAAAGACTCTCTGGATGTCATCCTTTTCAACAATGTTGCCAAAGCAGGATCCTTCTCAGATGAGGTTCAGGCCTATGTCCCTGAGGTGATGGAGGACATCCTTTGGGATCAGAGTTTGATGAGTGTAGAGAAAATACTGTCAAACATCCACTTGAAGCCCCAGGAGGAGATCTTCAAGCGAGTGTTTGGCTGTGGCAAGCAGTGTCCCTTCTGCAAAGTCCCCTGTGAAGCTGGTGGTGACAACCATCAGGAACACTTTGCATCTGTCCATCGACCTCAGGGGTTAGGGAAATATAGATATCTTTCAACAAGCAAGCTTGTATATTCCTTATGCTCCTCTGATGTTGTCTCAAATGCCACTTTTATTAATGTGGACACGGCTGGAAAAGAGCATCCCTATAAAGACTATCGCCACTACTATCCTGACTGGCGCATCCAGCCTGATGCCAGCATTGCTGCCTCAGACTACTGGAAATTTGTGTTTGTGAAATTCAATCGTCAGTTTGCAGAAAAGTATAATGCCGTCCCTGCTCATCTCCCTCATGCATGGAAGGCAATAACCAAGAGCCGAGCACTGGAAAGCATCCAGGACGTCTTTAACATGAAATAA